One genomic window of Arvicola amphibius chromosome 4, mArvAmp1.2, whole genome shotgun sequence includes the following:
- the Slc4a1 gene encoding band 3 anion transport protein yields the protein MGDAQGHEEVLEIPDQDSEDELEEVIEQIAYRDLDIPVVQMQEPEALPTEPAPTDYVPTTTSASRRSSSQVYVELQELMMDQRNQELQWVEAAHWIGLEENLREDGVWGRPHLSYLTFWSLLELQKVFSKGTVLLDLEETSLAGVANKLLDSFIFDDQIRPQDRDELLRALLLKRSRAEDLKALEGLKPAVLTRSGGPSEPLLPQEPSLETKLYCGQAEGDPEGSSPSGILKIPPDSETTLVLVGCANFLEKSVLGLVRLKEAVRLEDLELPEPVRFLFVLLGPEAFHVDYTQLGRAAATLMTERVFRTTAYLAQSRGELVSSLEGFLDCSLVLPPTDAPSEQALLNLVPVQKELLRRRYLPSAAKPDPALYNTTDLNGGPGGPGGVDDPLQRTGRIFGGLIRDIRRRYPYYLSDITDALSPQVLAAVIFIYFAALSPAVTFGGLLGEKTRNLMGVSELLISTAVQGILFALLAAQPLLVLGFSGPLLVFEEAFFSFCESNNLEYIVGRAWIGFWLILLVLLVVAFEGSFLVRFISRYTQEIFSFLISLIFIYETFSKLIKIFQDYPLQQTYAPVVMKPKPLGPVPNTALFSLVLMAGTFLLAMMLRKFKNSTYFPGKLRRVIGDFGVPISILIMVVVDSFIKDTYTQKLSVPDGLKVSNSSARGWVIHPLGLYGHFPLWMMFASALPALLVFILIFLESQITTLIVSKPERKMIKGSGFHLDLLLVVGMGGVAALFGMPWLSATTVRSVTHANALTVMGKASGPGAAAQVQEVKEQRISGLLVSVLVGLSILMEPILSRIPLAVLFGIFLYMGVTSLSGIQLFDRILLLFKPPKYHPDVPFVKRVKTWRMHLFTVIQIICLAALWVVKSTPASLALPFVLILTVPLRRFLLPLIFSGLELQCLDGDDAKATFDEEGLDEYDDVPMPV from the exons ATGGGGGACGCGCAG GGCCATGAGGAAGTACTGGAGATCCCAGATCAGGACAGCGAAGATGAATTGGAGGAGGTCATAGAACAGATAGCATACAGAGACCTCGACATCCCTGTGGTCCAGATGCAGGAGCCAGAAG CTCTTCCCACAGAGCCGGCACCCACAGACTACGTCCCAACCACCACCTCCGCATCACGCCGAAGCTCCAGTCAG GTCTATGTGGAGCTGCAGGAACTGATGATGGACCAGAGGAACCAGGAGCTACAGTGGGTGGAGGCAGCGCACTGGATAGGACTGGAGGAAAACCTACGGGAAGATGGTGTGTGGGGACGCCCACATCTGTCTTACCTCACCTTCTGGAGTCTTCTAGAacttcagaaagtcttctccaaAG GCACCGTCCTCCTGGATCTGGAAGAGACATCCCTGGCCGGGGTAGCCAATAAGCTTCTAGACAGCTTCATCTTTGATGACCAGATCCGGCCTCAGGACCGAGACGAGCTGCTCCGGGCTCTACTGCTCAAACGCAG CCGTGCTGAGGATCTAAAGGCTCTAGAGGGCTTGAAACCTGCCGTCCTGACCCGCTCTGGGGGCCCTTCTGAGCCCCTCCTTCCCCAGGAGCCATCGCTGGAGACCAAGCTGTACTGTGGACAG GCAGAGGGGGACCCAGAAGGATCCTCGCCATCTGGGATTCTGAAGATTCCTCCAGATTCAGAAACCACACTGGTCCTAGTGG GCTGTGCTAACTTTCTGGAGAAGTCTGTCCTGGGCCTCGTGAGACTGAAGGAGGCTGTGCGGCTGGAGGACCTGGAGCTGCCAGAGCCTGTGCGCTTCCTTTTCGTTCTGCTGGGACCCGAGGCTTTCCACGTTGACTACACCCAGCTGGGCAGGGCTGCAGCCACCCTGATGACAGAAAGA GTGTTCCGAACAACCGCCTACCTGGCACAGAGCCGAGGGGAGCTGGTGAGCTCCCTGGAGGGTTTCCTGGACTGTAGCCTGGTACTGCCCCCGACTGACGCCCCTTCAGAACAAGCTCTGCTCAACCTGGTACCCGTGCAGAAGGAGCTGCTTAGACGGCGCTACCTGCCCAGTGCCGCCAAGCCAGACCCTGCCTTATACAA TACCACAGACTTGAATGGAGGCCCAGGAGGCCCCGGTGGTGTGGATGACCCTCTACAGCGAACAGGCCGGATCTTTGGAGGCCTGATACGTGACATCCGGCGCCGTTATCCTTACTATCTGAGTGACATCACAGATGCGCTCAGCCCCCAGGTCCTGGCTGCCGTCATCTTCATCTACTTTGCTGCCCTGTCACCTGCCGTCACCTTCGGTGGCCTCCTGG GAGAAAAGACCCGGAACTTGATGGGGGTTTCGGAGCTGCTCATCTCCACAGCAGTACAAGGCATTCTCTTTGCTCTCCTGGCGGCACAGCCCCTGCTGGTGCTTGGCTTCTCAGGACCCCTGCTGGTGTTTGAGGAAGCCTTCTTCTCG TTCTGTGAAAGCAACAACCTGGAGTATATCGTGGGCCGCGCTTGGATCGGATTCTGGCTCATTCTGTTGGTGTTGTTGGTGGTGGCCTTCGAAGGCAGCTTTCTGGTTCGATTCATCTCCCGCTACACCCAGGAGATCttctccttcctcatctccctcATCTTCATCTATGAGACTTTCTCCAAGCTGATCAAG ATTTTCCAGGACTACCCGCTACAACAGACTTATGCCCCTGTTGTAATGAAGCCCAAACCTCTGGGCCCCGTGCCCAACACAGCCCTCTTCTCCCTTGTGCTCATGGCTGGTACCTTCTTACTGGCCATGATGCTGCGAAAGTTCAAGAACAGCACCTACTTCCCTGGCAAG CTGCGTAGAGTCATTGGTGACTTCGGGGTCCCCATCTCCATCCTGATAATGGTCGTGGTGGATTCCTTCATCAAGGACACCTACACTCAG AAACTCTCGGTCCCTGATGGCCTCAAAGTGTCCAATTCCTCTGCCCGGGGCTGGGTCATCCACCCTCTGGGTCTGTATGGCCATTTTCCCTTGTGGATGATGTTTGcttctgccctgcctgccctgctcgTCTTCATCCTCATATTCCTTGAGTCTCAGATCACCAC GCTGATTGTCAGCAAACCAGAGCGCAAGATGATCAAGGGATCTGGCTTCCACCTGGACCTGCTGCTGGTCGTTGGCATGGGTGGGGTGGCTGCCCTCTTTGGGATGCCCTGGCTCAGTGCCACCACTGTGCGTTCCGTTACCCATGCTAATGCCCTCACAGTCATGGGGAAAGCCAGCGGCCCAGGGGCTGCAGCTCAGGTCCAAGAGGTCAAGGAGCAACGGATCAGTGGGCTCCTGGTCTCTGTGCTTGTAG GACTGTCCATCCTAATGGAGCCTATCCTGTCCCGCATCCCCCTGGCGGTGTTGTTTGGCATCTTCCTGTATATGGGAGTGACATCCCTCAGTGGCATCCAGCTCTTTGACCGCATCCTACTTCTGTTCAAGCCACCCAAATATCACCCCGATGTCCCCTTTGTCAAGAGG GTGAAGACCTGGCGCATGCACCTCTTCACGGTCATTCAGATCATCTGCCTGGCAGCGCTGTGGGTGGTGAAGTCCACCCCTGCCTCGCTGGCCCTGCCCTTTGTCCTCATCCTCACTGTGCCTCTGCGTCGCTTCCTGCTGCCCCTCATCTTCAGTGGGCTGGAACTCCAATGT CTGGATGGTGACGATGCCAAAGCGACCTTCGACGAGGAGGGTCTGGATGAATATGATGACGTGCCCATGCCTGTGTGA